In Methanotorris formicicus Mc-S-70, a genomic segment contains:
- a CDS encoding 50S ribosomal protein L37e, whose product MSKGTPSQGRKNKGSLHIRCRRCGRRAYHIRKKVCAACGFGRSKRIKRYSWQWKKVNGQRLK is encoded by the coding sequence ATGTCTAAAGGTACCCCTTCACAAGGTAGAAAAAACAAAGGTTCCCTTCACATAAGATGCAGAAGATGTGGAAGAAGGGCATATCACATAAGAAAGAAAGTTTGTGCAGCATGTGGATTTGGAAGAAGTAAAAGAATAAAAAGATACTCATGGCAGTGGAAAAAAGTAAATGGACAAAGATTGAAATAA